The following is a genomic window from Colletotrichum lupini chromosome 5, complete sequence.
gttaacgaagttaagccctccttcttataaaattataaattttaaggacttattaaaaatacttacttattactcatACGCagtagggttaaatactttaaaagtcttatcttttacggcctcttagtaccctattttatattttttaagcagtctttttcgtaacttacttatagttaggtaattatcgcttactagcgatcccttttattacttagttaattttttaaaattagtaatttcgcgccgggagctagtataaaaagaagccttttaatagctttttaaaaaattcttttctttttcccttagatccttatctttttaaccttttcttaagttaataataactctagcgagaggttataggactactttagggtagctaccttcttcttaaattaatttccgagatccgtaatactcttaacttgatactattaggacctctaaatcccttttttttttattaaaccgtcccttatattatattcctaagtaatacccggggggtagttaaaagagctacgaagaggtcatttaaatcgcgggcttaaggtcgtacccgtaagatcctcgtaataataaacttttctatatactataaatctcttaatttaataacttttataaagttaccttcgctactaaataagaatatttatatttagagatccccttttttaattatatagtacttttttatattatattattaagctcgttcgttatgctaattaattaagtaagtagttattacgtaagtatttccttttattaatttaattagttaatttctaattataggccggctataaaaaagtcgtttaataaaaaagctactcggggcgatagtaaaatactaattacttaagtagttctattaattaacgtagtttaatataataaacgtcgacctctcgtaaataaaaaagggctacgattacttaattccgtacggtattcgagaattacctccttttttatctacttctataaggttaattagtacgaatctcctatcttatatagtattaaaaagtcgtcttttttacgtaataaaataccttaccgatttataataatagaatttaactactaattagtgttagtatccctattatagggtagttagttcgaaccgtaattaataaaaagattaattaaactatataaatatttgcgtaataggtataaaaaagaggttctaaccgtaggttaggctagctacgataatcgtaaatagggcccctaattggcccctgcgcagtcggctgtatgccgcggtcgaattagacttctaatccaaCAATACCACATCCCCAACCCCTTCAAGTGCGTTGCGATGTTGTTTTCCAAAGGCAACTTCAGCGTCATCCTGATAGGTTCTATAACCTATGCAGTCAAGATGACATTGCAAAGCTCACTGTCAGCCCAATGCATTGATGTCTACAAGTTGAATTATCTAGAAGCAGGGCTCATTTACCTACCTTCAGGGGTAGGAGGTGCGATAGCGTCATATACGACAGGTCCGTAGTACATGGACGCCTCATCCTTGTACAGCACGACTTGAACATCACCTTGACTGACGGGTTGGCAGGCAAACTTCTAGACAAAAACATCCAGAGGGTATCCATGAGGCAAGGACGAGACAGCCGATATCGTCGAGGTGATGACATATCGGACTTTCCAATCGAAGAGGCACGGCTTGCGGGGATCTACATGCTAGTTGCTCTAAGCTCAGTTACCACCGCAGGCTATGGAGTGAGTCTCATGCAAGAATCGGTATGTAGTACATCACAGACTGGTCTCCGGCTTGGGTAAGGTGCCCCCAGCTGGCGACCTCCCGAAACTAGGGCCTTATTGACCATACCAGCACATTGCCGTTCCTTTGGTGATGCAATTCATCGGCGGTGCCACCACTTCGAGTATATTCACAGTCAGTGCAAATTTCCGAGTCAACTACCACGTTTCACAGTTCTTAACTCATCGCCTTCAGGTTTGCGGCACCCTTCTGACGGACTTGAACCCCAAAGCATCAGCAACAGTCCAGGCGTCGTACAATCTTGTACGGTGCATTGGAGCGGGCGCTGCCATCGCGGCTCAGCAACCCTTGACAAACGCCACGGGCTTGGGCTGGAGCTTTGGCATATTTTCACTAATTATGTTGTTCGCAGCCCCGTTGGCCATGTTGCTCAGGAAAAAGGGTCTGAGATGGAGGGTATCCCCGAAAACCTGACCCTGAGGGAGAGTCAGACTATGAAATGATTTGTTCTGCATTGCCAACTTTCAGTGAGAGCTTCTCGGATCCTCGATCTGGGACAAGCAGACTTCGATTGCTCACGAATGGGGCAGAGAAGATGTGCCTCGTAGGGTTCATGTTATCATCGGTCATGTAAAGGCCCCGCTGCTTGACTGGGACGTCTGCTTAGCCCCCGCGATGACCGTTGAAAGCCACATCTACACCTCAGCTTCCCGCCCCTCCACCTCCATTCGTGAGGTCAAAGAGATCGAAGCTACCGGCCGTTCTATCCGACATAGGCGACTTATCCATTGCGACCGAGTTCTGCACATATCAACACAGATTAAATGACTCCGCGTCCGCGTTCCTGCAACTTCAGCACAAAGTGATAGAGCCGCGTTGATAACAtggtaataagtatatagacTTGGCAACTCAGGAGGCTAAGCTAACCTCAACCTAGACCCACATACCTCCCATCTCCTCGGCACTCCCTCCACCCAACCCAGCGATTCCAGTCACTGCATTCAAACTCACCTTCTCCATCAAGAGGAGCAAGCAAACAATCATCAGGTCCCATTCCCGGGCTTTCAAGCGGACATATAAGGGGTCAAGCGCAGAAGATCAACATCTCGCCAGACATTACGTCGCCCCGACCTAAAATCATCGTGAGTGGCCAACTACAAGGATCCTACGTGGAGCTTGGTCTAATACCCAACGTGGAGTCCTTCCCCCTGTTTCAAATCAACCAATTTTTTGAAGTAAGTCTTTTACACAATTTTGTGTGACTTACCTGGCCTTTACGGGATGCCAAGAGTATAACGGATTCGGGGACTTGTGGAAGGGCGGTAGGGAGGGAAAGAGGATGGAGGGACTCGAAGACGGATCTAGAAGATTAGGATGGCGGCCGACAACGATGGGACTGCGATAAAGGTTAAGAGTTAGGAACAAGCTTGTCTTGAGGAGTTGTGCTGCAGCGCAGCAAATTCGCATCGCATTTGAAAGGCCACCCAGCAGCTGTCAACAACTTGTATCTCGCTGCTTTTCTAACAAGGGGTCTGTGTCTCATGGACCCCGAAACCGATATCGTCTATGCCGAAGAAAGAGTAGTAAACAATGACAAGAAACGAAGCGAATAGCAGATAGCGGGGTCAAGCTCCCCGGATGCAGTGAATCAAACAGTAAACCAATGGCCGTGGCCATTTCTTTTCCTCCTTCTTCCGTCCGCTGCGACAGCTCAAAGTCTGTCGCGACCATGCTGTTGTAATCCAATGCCCAGAGTTATCCGCCGACCCCAATGTAATGATGCCAACACTCATGTTGAAGacaaaaaagagataaaacCCGTGTTTCCCCAAACGCCGTTTGGTGTTGCGCCGACACCAATGATGCAATCGCCTAGTCCTCGCGTTCCCTTTCACTATCATCGCCGCTATCGGTGAGGTCGACTGCCTTGTGCGCTTCGGCTTCGGTCATCTCTCGCCATGTACTCCAGCTCAACATGCCGAATGCGATCATAATCATGACACCGCCGATGAGAGCTGCAGCGCTGAGTGGCTCGCCAGTGCGCAGCCAGTCGGTAATGGCAACGATGAAGATTGTCAGCAGACTGGCGACACTGGACAAAACAGGGCTCGTCAGGCTGATCAAGACCAGGAAGCTGCCGGCAAAAGTCGCATTCATAACGACACTGCAGAAAAGCATCCAAGCCGTGTATCCCGTCGGCAAGTCAAATTTCTCAATACCAGTCCAGTGCAGAATGGGAAGCGGAATCCACAGCACCGTAAGCGTGAAGAGACCGATGCAGGAACCGAATGTGTTGGCGAAGATCATGCCGCGATTAGGGCTACAGCCTTCAGGCGGGCAAGCATATCGCTTGTAAAGGACCTCGTAGAGACCGTAGAGGACGGATCCAACACCGATGATCAGGTTGCCAGTGACACGGTTCCCGGCCGCCTGCTGATGAGCGGCATCATCCTCGCCGGGACTAGTGTCACCGTATGCGACGATCAAGACACCAGCAATGGCCACAATGACGGCAAGAGACTTGTCGAGGCGTAAAGGCTCCTTCAGCAGCGGAACTGAAAAGACGTAGGCGAAGAAAGCAGAGCAGTTGTAGATGGCCGTCAAATCGGAGGGAGTTGTCAAGTTCACAGCGACATACCAGCTCAAGCCACCAATAGTCAGAGCAGACGTAACGAAGGCCGTGGTCTTGACGATATAAGTCCACGGGGAGACGCGGGGCTGCGGGCTGGGTCGCGCATAGTCGAGGTCCTGTCTCTGGACCATGATGGCGGTGGTGTGAAGCAGCTCAGTGTGTCGTCGCCAGAAGGATGCCCAAGAGACTTTGCGCTTATTGAATCGCAGGAACAGCAGCTGGACAGGCCACAGCATCACCCAGGAGCCATGGGTCAGGTAGAGCATGCAGTAAGCCTTGTCCCAGTGCAGTTCCTGCTGGATGTATGCCGACAACTCGGTCTGGATGACGAAGGATACTAAGCTGATAAGCAGGACGAAGGCCGCAATGATGTATTTTCTTCGAGCGTTCGCTGTGATGGTCGAGGGAGAGTGGGCTCGCATGGTCGAACCTCGAGAGAAGGCCGGTCGACTCGGGGTCAGCAAGGGGCTGGCTCCTCGGGAGCGAGTGGAATAGCTCCTGCCGCGGTGGTCGTCATCTTCGTCGTCCTTTGCGTTTAGAAGAGGTTGCCCGGAGCGAGAGTTGTGATTTCGAAGGAGGGGGGGACGTTGGCTGTCCATTTCGTCGTCTTGGTCGTCGTAATCGTGTTTGAAGTAGTCGTCGTCGGCGGATCGCAATGCATCAAATTCGGCCAGGCGCTGGTCGAGCCCGGGGCTCCGTCCAGGGCTGCTGGTACCACTACCGATATAATCTGAAATGTTGGAATCGCATGTGGTTGCGCTCAAGGGAGGGTTATGGGAATGATCGTGTCGCAAATGGGGGAGGTTGAGGGTTCCATCCGGCCCTGTGTTGAGTCTGGGAGGCATAAGAAGGGATAAAAGGAACGTAAGAatgggaagggggggggACACCAGGAGATAATAGCGAGAGTCTGAGAGAAAGAGATAAGAGAGACCGAGAAAGAGTAATGGTAAGGTACACAGAGAAAGGCTAATCAAGTGAAGGAGTGACTTGAACGGGGAAACCAATTGCTGCACAGGCAGAAAGCTGCAAGTTGGCTCGAGTAAGGAAGGGGTACGCAGTTGACGCAGTATGCGAGTCGAGTGCTTGTCGGGAATGGATCTGTACAGTTGGACACTTTTTTCGCTTTGGTAGGAGTGGAGAGTGGATACTACAGTAAACTGGCGCATGGAAGTTGCCAAACCCAGGCCTCGGGACGGGATGCAGGAAAATGCGGCGGACGGGCATACGGGATTGTGGGAATGCAATACCTTCCTTAGACACTTTCGCTTTACAATGGGGTGCGTACGGATACTTGCTGTCTCTTTGGTACCGTATCCCGTACTCACGAGGTATCTTCATCGCCCCGTGGTGGTGACGAGTGACATATCCATGACCCAGCAAGGTGACTTTTGATAGGGCCATCCCTACGCCGCCGAGACACAGCTAACTTGGCTTACTTGCTGCTTTCCACTTGGCACCGGCCAGATTGGCGGGCATGAGCGGTTCGCGCGGAAGGGGTCTTCCCCCCATATTTCCCCCCCACTCTCCTCGGTCTCCTGCAATGCTGCACACGCAACACCTCCAACACTCAGCCCTCCAAACTTACGCAGCCTCTCCGTCGCTATCGCTCTCACACCGTTGTCCGTCCTTGATAATACTAGGTACCTATGGTATCCGAACCAGAGGTTAGACATCTCGTCTGGTCGCGACTATCTTGCGCACCGTCGTCTCTGCCCTACCGTTGTACCAAATCAAGTACCCAGATACCACACCCTTCCGCCAATTCTCACGCACGTCACAAGTTGCGGTCAGGAGCAGAACGACAAGCCTGTCACCTGCGTCTGATAACTCTGGTGAGGTCAGCCTCTAACATATCTTAGCGTTTGCCCGGCTATCATAGCTGCACCACTGCGGCGGTATGCATACAACTTGAACCACCCTGCCACGCTTACCACCAACCGAAGGAGGGTAAAGAGAAGAGGGCCTCAAAACGGCATTTCCCCTCGCCCCATGTTCCATCCTCCAGCCTGACGCCATCACGCATGGCGTCGCATGACTGGAAAGTCTGGCATTGGTCCCAGCTGCCACACCGACTAAAGCACACCCTCACATCCCGCGCCAGAGATCGCTTCAAGAACAGGGTACATTCATGTGCCTCGATTCTGACATCTGATACGACCATTTGCCCATTACTACCACAAAGACTACAAAGAATCAAACTTTGCCCGTATTTACCACGGCAATTCTTTCAACCTCGCATCAGAATTCTGCCCGCTCATCGGACTTGAGCCCGATCACTTGGCCCCTTCGCCGAACAGCTTCTCCCGGGTGTTGTACTTGTACTCGAGGTCCAGGTGCCAGTAGTTGGTCGTGTCCGCCTTGGAAACAGCCCACGCCTGATCGAGCGCATCAACCACTGCCTTGGGGAGAGGACCCTTTTCGAGCTGGTTGAGGTTATCCTCAAGCTGCTGCACGCTCGAGATGCCAATGATAATGCCGTCGTTACCGGCGTCCCCGGTCTTGAGACCCGAGTGGTGCACCGTCCAGCGCAGCGCCGTCTCAATCATGGTCAGCCCGTGCTCCTCCACCGCCTGTTCGATGATCTGAAGCGCCTTGAACGTGCTCTCGCGGAAGTAGCGCTTGCGGTAGTTGCCTCCCGTGCCGTGGTTGTCCGAGAAGCGGCCCTCCGTCGGAACGATGTCCTTTGACTTGATCTTGCCCGAAAACAGACCGCCAGCAATGGGGTTGTACACGACGAGGTCGAGTCCGTAACGGCGCAGAGCCGGGATCAGCTCGGGCTCGATGCTGCGCGTGATGACATTGTACATGCCCTGGTATATCGTCGGCCGGACCCAACCGTTGTACTTGGCTGTTAAGACCACTTCGGCCACCTCAAACGCGGTAAAGTTGCTGAGGCCTAGCCTCACGAACTTGCCTTGCTTGTGGAGCTTATCCAGAGCCTCAAGCGTCTCTGCGAATGGGGTTGCACGATCCTGTGAGCCACTATTAGTCACTATCCGAGACCATACTCAGGAACATAGTTCGTACCGCAGCATGGAGGTACAAGATCTATCAAcgtataattagcttaaccCCTGACTAGATGGCCCTTTCATGTTCACTCACATCGACGGAATCGGTGCCGAGCTCCTTCAAGCTAGTCTCGACAGACTCAATCACCTTGTCCCCGGCATGATCGCCAGGCTGTCCGGGATATTGGACCTTGGTGGCGAGCGTCAAACCCCTCTCCTT
Proteins encoded in this region:
- a CDS encoding aldo/keto reductase, which gives rise to MPLIASNPKNRIILGLMTFGPDESAGARITDLETYNKALDVFQARGYNEVDTARVYVGRKQEAFTREAKWKERGLTLATKVQYPGQPGDHAGDKVIESVETSLKELGTDSVDDRATPFAETLEALDKLHKQGKFVRLGLSNFTAFEVAEVVLTAKYNGWVRPTIYQGMYNVITRSIEPELIPALRRYGLDLVVYNPIAGGLFSGKIKSKDIVPTEGRFSDNHGTGGNYRKRYFRESTFKALQIIEQAVEEHGLTMIETALRWTVHHSGLKTGDAGNDGIIIGISSVQQLEDNLNQLEKGPLPKAVVDALDQAWAVSKADTTNYWHLDLEYKYNTREKLFGEGAK